A genomic region of Colius striatus isolate bColStr4 chromosome 20, bColStr4.1.hap1, whole genome shotgun sequence contains the following coding sequences:
- the LYRM9 gene encoding LYR motif-containing protein 9 isoform X3 produces the protein MPNHKQMLKSLVMAPLPNAELVQNSLQLYRYLLRCCKQLPEESIRQHYRHAVRQSFKVHADEDDPERIQQIIKRAIEDADWVMNKASTSTVGWTLFEDGCLSQNCHGNRPHSVSVH, from the exons ATGCCAAATCACAAACAAATG cTAAAAAGCTTGGTAATGGCCCCACTACCAAATGCTGAACTGGTTCAGAACTCTCTGCAGTTATACCGTTACCTGCTTCGATGCTGTAAGCAACTTCCCGAAGAGAGCATTCGTCAGCATTACAGACATGCTGTGAGGCAG AGTTTCAAAGTTCATGCTGATGAAGATGATCCTGAGCGTATCCAGCAGATTATTAAGAGAGCCATTGAAGATGCTGACTGGGTCATGAATAAG GCTTCCACTTCAACTGTTGGTTGGACTTTATTTGAAGATGGGTGCCTGTCCCAAAACTGTCACGGAAACAGACCCCATTCAGTGTCTGTGCACTGA
- the LYRM9 gene encoding LYR motif-containing protein 9 isoform X5, which yields MHLSLTILFTLKSLVMAPLPNAELVQNSLQLYRYLLRCCKQLPEESIRQHYRHAVRQSFKVHADEDDPERIQQIIKRAIEDADWVMNKYKK from the exons cTAAAAAGCTTGGTAATGGCCCCACTACCAAATGCTGAACTGGTTCAGAACTCTCTGCAGTTATACCGTTACCTGCTTCGATGCTGTAAGCAACTTCCCGAAGAGAGCATTCGTCAGCATTACAGACATGCTGTGAGGCAG AGTTTCAAAGTTCATGCTGATGAAGATGATCCTGAGCGTATCCAGCAGATTATTAAGAGAGCCATTGAAGATGCTGACTGGGTCATGAATAAG tataaaaaatga
- the LYRM9 gene encoding LYR motif-containing protein 9 isoform X1 produces the protein MHLSLTILFTLKSLVMAPLPNAELVQNSLQLYRYLLRCCKQLPEESIRQHYRHAVRQSFKVHADEDDPERIQQIIKRAIEDADWVMNKASTSTVGWTLFEDGCLSQNCHGNRPHSVSVH, from the exons cTAAAAAGCTTGGTAATGGCCCCACTACCAAATGCTGAACTGGTTCAGAACTCTCTGCAGTTATACCGTTACCTGCTTCGATGCTGTAAGCAACTTCCCGAAGAGAGCATTCGTCAGCATTACAGACATGCTGTGAGGCAG AGTTTCAAAGTTCATGCTGATGAAGATGATCCTGAGCGTATCCAGCAGATTATTAAGAGAGCCATTGAAGATGCTGACTGGGTCATGAATAAG GCTTCCACTTCAACTGTTGGTTGGACTTTATTTGAAGATGGGTGCCTGTCCCAAAACTGTCACGGAAACAGACCCCATTCAGTGTCTGTGCACTGA
- the LYRM9 gene encoding LYR motif-containing protein 9 isoform X2: protein MALPGLGELKSLVMAPLPNAELVQNSLQLYRYLLRCCKQLPEESIRQHYRHAVRQSFKVHADEDDPERIQQIIKRAIEDADWVMNKASTSTVGWTLFEDGCLSQNCHGNRPHSVSVH, encoded by the exons cTAAAAAGCTTGGTAATGGCCCCACTACCAAATGCTGAACTGGTTCAGAACTCTCTGCAGTTATACCGTTACCTGCTTCGATGCTGTAAGCAACTTCCCGAAGAGAGCATTCGTCAGCATTACAGACATGCTGTGAGGCAG AGTTTCAAAGTTCATGCTGATGAAGATGATCCTGAGCGTATCCAGCAGATTATTAAGAGAGCCATTGAAGATGCTGACTGGGTCATGAATAAG GCTTCCACTTCAACTGTTGGTTGGACTTTATTTGAAGATGGGTGCCTGTCCCAAAACTGTCACGGAAACAGACCCCATTCAGTGTCTGTGCACTGA
- the LYRM9 gene encoding LYR motif-containing protein 9 isoform X4, which yields MAPLPNAELVQNSLQLYRYLLRCCKQLPEESIRQHYRHAVRQSFKVHADEDDPERIQQIIKRAIEDADWVMNKASTSTVGWTLFEDGCLSQNCHGNRPHSVSVH from the exons ATGGCCCCACTACCAAATGCTGAACTGGTTCAGAACTCTCTGCAGTTATACCGTTACCTGCTTCGATGCTGTAAGCAACTTCCCGAAGAGAGCATTCGTCAGCATTACAGACATGCTGTGAGGCAG AGTTTCAAAGTTCATGCTGATGAAGATGATCCTGAGCGTATCCAGCAGATTATTAAGAGAGCCATTGAAGATGCTGACTGGGTCATGAATAAG GCTTCCACTTCAACTGTTGGTTGGACTTTATTTGAAGATGGGTGCCTGTCCCAAAACTGTCACGGAAACAGACCCCATTCAGTGTCTGTGCACTGA